The Lactobacillus acidophilus DNA segment AACTTAAAAATTTCATCCAAGATGGGCAAAAAGTTACCTTAAATTATGAAGATGGGGAACTTGAATTAAGGGTTCTAACGCCTGAAATTGTGCGTGTATTTGAAAATCGTGGCAATGCTAGCAATTCATATGCTATCGCTGGTGATAAGGAAATAAAAACTAATTTTCGTATTGAAGAAAAAGATGATCATGCAGAGTTATCAACAGAAAAGTTGTTCGTAAAAATTTACGATGACAAAAAGATTGATGTTTATGATGAAAAGGATCATCCATTGATCATTGATTATCGCGGTGAGCGTACGCCGATTGATCGTCAAATGGACGAGGAACATAAAAAATTGGCAGAATCAGAAGGTCATGAGGTTGCTGGTAGTAAAAAAGAAGATAAAAACTATTATGAAATCGTTAAAAAACTAGCTAGTGATGAACAATTTTACGGCTTAGGTGATAAGACTGGCTTTTTAAATAAGCGTCATTATGCCTATAATAACTGGAATACTGACGATCCAGCACCTCAAGTTGAAAGCTTCCCAAGTCTTTATAAGTCGGTTCCGATCTTGCTCGGCTTAAAAGATGGTCATCCCTATGGGATTTTCTTTGACAATACTTATCGTAACCACATTGACTTAGGTAAAGAAAGTAACGATTATTACTACTACTCCGCAGTTGATGGCAACATTGATTACTACATCATTGGTGGTGATTCACTTAAAGAAATTATCACCAACTACACTTACTTGACTGGTCGTGTACCAATGCCGCAGAAATGGACCTTGGGCTATCAACAGTCTCGCTGGGGCTACAGTGTCAGCCAAAAGCAAGTTGAGAAAATTGCGGAAAACTTGCGCAAGTATGATTTGCCGTGTGACGTTTTGCATCTTGATATCGATTATATGCGTGGGTATCGTGTATTTACCTGGAGAAAAGATACTTATGAATCACCAGATAAATTCATCAAGAAGATGCGTAAATTGGGCTTTAGAATCATCACGATTATTGACCCAGGCGTAAAGAAAGATGATGACTATAAGATTTACAAGGAAGGTCTTGAAAAAGGCTACTTCGTTAAGGCTCCAGATGGTACGGTTTATGTAAATGAAGTTTGGCCAGGCGATGCTGTCTTCCCAGACTTTGGTCGCAAAGAAGTACGTAAATGGTGGGCTAGAAATTGTAAGTACTTAGTTGATCTTGGCGTTTCAGGTATCTGGGACGATATGAATGAACCTGCATCATTTAGAGGTGAAATTCCACAAGATATTGTCTTTCATAACGAAGAGCAAGCTTCAACTCATAAGAAGATGCACAATGTCTATGGTCATAATATGGCTAAAGCAACTTATGAAGGTTTGAAGAAATATTCAGGCAAGCGTCCCTTTGTCATTACGCGTGCGGCATATGCAGGAACGCAAAAGTTTTCCACAGTTTGGACTGGTGATAACCAAAGTTTATGGACGCATGTCCAAATGATGATTCCGCAATTATGTAACTTGGGAATGAGTGGATTTAGTTTTGCCAGTACTGATATTGGTGGTTTCGGTGCTGATACGACGCCAGAATTATTGACTCGTTGGATCGAAGGTGCATTATTTAGTCCGTTGTACAGAAACCATGCGGCTCTAGGTACTCGCTCACAAGAGCCGTGGGTATTTGGTGAACCAACTTTGTCAATTTACCGTAAATACTTGAAACTTCGCTACCGCTTTATTCCATATCTTTACGATGAATTTTATCGTGAAACTAGGACAGGTTTGCCAATTATGCGGCCACTTGTCTTGAATTATGAAAATGATCCACAGGTGTATAACTTGAATGATGAGTATATGGTTGGCGAGGATATTTTGGCAGCCCCAGTTGTTCAAGAGGGTCAAACTAAGCGTGCCGTATATTTGCCAAAAGGAAAATGGATTGATTTTTGGAATGGTGTTGAATATTCTGGAAAGACCACGATTTTGGTTGATGCACCAATTGGTAAATTGCCATTGTTCATTAAGAAGAATACTATCCTGCCATGGGGCAAGGAAGTAAGTCACATTTCCGATGAGCCAGACGAGAGTATGACCTTTAGAGTATTTGGTAAAAAGGGTAAGTACATTCACTATCAAGATAACGGAACTGACTTCAAGTACCAAAAGGGCGAATACAACTTGTACAAGGTTAAGGTAAGTAAGGATGGTAGCGTAAAGGTTAAGCTTGAAAAGCATGGCTTCGGTCCTGTATATCGTAGAATTACGGTTCAATTGCCTAATAAGAAGGTTGAATTTAAGTACAAGAATGGTGAATACGTTAGAAAATAGATGAGATAAGATGAAAAGACCGTGCAGGGATGCACGGCCTTTTTTGCTACATTAAGGTATTAATGTTTTCTACAAAAAAATAGCCCTGCAAAAGCAGAGCCACACGTTAACGACTTTGTTGAGGAGCTACCCCAACGAGCACGCTAAAACTTCTTAATTTGTCCTATACGTATTATATCACATGATATAATATTTTTGCACGCTAATAGGGTAGCTCCCTAAAATTCGTGCTGGAAAGGAGAAATCCGGACCATGAATTTTAATTTCTTAATATTTGTCCTTGTCGTACCTCCAAAGTACGTGAAAAAGCTGATTAAGTTAGTTTTAAACTGGCTTAAAGAGCGTTAATAATCAACGCCATCAGCAACCAGAGTCACTCTTATGAGTGGCTTTTTTGTTTCAGTACTTTTATAATTGTCAGTTGTTTATGTTTGAAGAGATGTGATGTTGAAAGGGACGAAAATCGAATGGTTAGTAGCAAGGAAAAATTGCAACAGGTTCTGATGGATTTGCAAAAAGAATGTGCCGATGATCGGGATACAACTGCGTTGATTGATAATGCTTTAGACGATTTGAAACATAATGTTGATTTAGATAAAGTGATTTTTAGGCTTAATCAAAATATTAGTAACTATTCTTTAGCGCATAATTTTAAGTTATCACCAGCTTTAACGAAATTACAAATTATGTTGAGAGAAAATCCAAATAAGTGGACAGATGCTGGATTAACAGGTTCGATTTAAAGATTTTAGATGAGATAAGATGAAAAGACCGTGCAGGGATGCACGGTCTTTTTTGCTACATTACAATATTGATCTTCTATACAAAAAAGCTCTGCTAAAGCAGAGCCACACCGACGTCGTCGAGCAAGTTACCGTCTTACTCTTTTTGCACGTCATTGTTTCTTTTTAGTTCACTATTATTATATCATGATAAAATTAAAATGCACGTTAGAACCTAACCAGTTCAATTTCACGTGTGGAAGGAGGTATTCCTTCATGAAGTTTTGTTTCTTTTTAGTGATCTTCATTGTGCCTAGAAAACACATGAAAAAGTTACTTAAACAAGTCTTGAAGCAACTCAAGAAACTACTTAATCGTTAATTAAGCAAGTCCTGAGACACCCAAGAAACTATTTATGTAGCAAGCGAAAGCGATAGTCGTCCTCGCGACGGCTATTTTTTATTGTGAAAACAGAATATATTATATTGTAATCTAGTAAACAGGAGCACGCTATATGTTTGTAGGTAGGCACCAAGAAGTAGAGTTATAACAGATGTAAAACCAAATTAGTACATTTTAGAGCGAAATTAGTCTTTTATGACGGTTTTGCTCTTTTTTGTTATATATTTTAATCAAAGAAAAACTGGAGAAAATAGGCTAAAAAGCGAGGGGAGTTATTATGAAAAATAGAATTTATCAATTGATTTTAAAAATTCAATTGATAGTAGGAATACTGCTCATGCTTTGCCTTAATCTGAATGTGGTACATACATTTAAGATGCCTAAACTAGTATATCCAACTATTCTATGTGCATTAGTAGTAATATTTGTTTTGACTCTCTTTGAAAATAAAAACCGTTATATACAGGCAGCGGCAAAATGGCTTGGCGTTCTAGCATTACCATATGCATCTAATTTCTTAGTTTATACTGGAATTTCAGTTCTTAATATTGCATTTCCAAGCTATGCAATGTTTTTCTCAATCATAGGCTGTATTCTTTTACTTGTAGTAAATATTCCCTGGGTAATGGTTGATTTGCCGATAGTAAAGAATGGTTTTCTCCGTGTGCTAAGTATCGCTCTTATTGATATGAGCTTTACATTTAATGCCAATGACTTTATTAATTTGCCGGAGTCGCTTCATTTTCTTGTATACGATGCCGTGATAGTTGCCATAGAAATCTTTGTTTTAGGCTTTTTTATTACGAAGGCATGGGGCTTGAAATTCAGTTGGAATTTGAAGTTTGTTAAAACAAGTAATTTTCAATTAGGATCCTGGATTGTATTAATTCTGGTAATGATCTGGCTTATTTTCTTTAATACGTATTTAAATCTTGTAAATAACTGGGCAGAATTGCTTGCTTTTTGGAACTGGAATAGCTTTGAAATTTCATATCACTTTACTGCAGATATAGTGAGTTTTGCAGCTAGAGCGGGTATTTATGAGGAAATGTTTCGCGGACTAGAAATAATTGTTTTGCTTTATGCTATGCGTAACTTCAAAGACAGAATAATGGTGGCTGTAGTAATATCAGCTATTTTGTTCAGTTTAGGGCATTTGAGTAATCTGGGTACTATTACCAATGGTACTTTTTATTCTGCTGATATGATGGCGCAGCAACTTATATATGCGTTTGGTCTGGGCTTGGCGTTTGGTGTACTGTATTTGTATACTGGAAAATTATGGCTAGGGATGCTGATCCACTTTTTGTATGATTTAGAGACTTTGAGTACTGATGTCACAACAGGCTTGTTTACAGGTTGGCCGGCTTCAATTATGTTGTTAATCATTGGCGTAGCGATTTTTGTCTGGATGTTAACAGGTAAGAGACGTAAGTTCATGGAAGATAATGTAGATCGAATTGTTGGCGGATAAGAATAATTCGGAAAAGTTGAACCGCTTGAGAATAAATCTTTACCAAATTAGTATATTTTTAAGCAAAATTAGTCTTTTATGGCGGTTTTGCTTTTTTTGTTATATATTTCTAATTAAAAAGGGGATGTTAAAAGTGAGTCAAAAAGCGTGGAATAAAATTTTCAATGTTGAATTAATTATTGGTATTGTATGGATAGTTTTGTTTAGTTTTCATCCTGAAAGATCATTTCCGATATATTTGCCTGTAATAAATTGGGTATTTCTGGCAATTCTAGTAGTGCTTCTGATTTTATCCACAGTACGTAAAAAGAATCGCCATATTCAAACCACGATTAGTGTATTAAGCGCACTTGCATTGCCTTTCACATTTAACAAGCTAATCCAAGGCATAGTTACTAGTTTAAATACTATATTTGCATCATGGGCACCCTTCTTTTCTATTGTCGGTTGCTTGGCATTGTTACTAGTTTCGATCCCCATGGTTAAGGCAAGCTTGCCTGCTGTAAAGAATTGGATATTACGTTTAATAGTCGTTGAAGGCTTGGGACTAAGTCAATTAGCTCCCGCATTAAAATTCTATTGTGCGCCCAAATATGTAAGTGAACTACTTGAATCTGGTCTTATAAATGCACTTGCCATGTTCATTCTGGCATTCTTTATTTTTAAAGCATGGGGATTAAAATTTGAATGGAATTTGAAATTTATCAAAACTAAGAATTTTCAATGGTGGGCATTAGTGCTACTGCTCCTTTTCTCAGCTTATTTCCCATTTTTTAATGTGTTTTTGGGGATAGCACAAACACCGGTACAAATCTTTAACTGGGATTTTAGTACTTTTGAAGTAACGTTGACTGGATTTCTTTCAGCAGTAGAAGCCGGAATCATGGAAGAAACGCAACGTTGTTTAGATATTGTTGTACTTTTATTTGTCTTTCGTAATTTTAAAGGAAAAGTAGTGTGGGCTACCGTAATTTCTTCACTATTATTTAGCTTGGATCATTTGACTAATTTGGGTTCAACGCAATTTGGCGTTCTTTATAATTTGACAAAAGTTGAACAGCAAATGATCTATACCTTTGGATTTGGCATGTTAGCTGCAGTTTTGTACTTATATACTGGTAAATTATGGTTAAGCATGTTGGTTCACTTTGGCTTAGATTTCATTGTCTTTAGTGAAACGCCATTAACTGTGTCGATATCTCCATTTTTTGATAATTGGGCTTGTGCTTTTATTGTAATGGCAGCATCATCCTTGGTAGCCATCTTCATGTTATTAGGAAAAAGATGTAAGTTTATGGATGATAATGCAGATAGAATTATGAAAATGTAAGTAAGAAATATTTGGAAGAGTTTAACAAGTTTAGAGTAAAAAACTGCCAAATCAGTATAATTTAATTTTTAATAAAAATATTAATTATTATTTAATTGTAGCTGAATTAATGAAAGGAAGAAAATTATGAAAAAATTGAAAGTAATGAATAATGGTGAATTAGAAAAAGTAATCGGTGGTTCATTATATGAAATGAAGAATTCGGTACCACGTTTGTTAGGTCCAGATGGAATGGAAGGTAGTATGGGTGGTAGTACTGGAGGTATTCAATCGTTTCGTCATTTCCCAGGATTCGGAAGATAGGAATAGCATTTAGTTAAACTCAATGTGATGAGAATTATCGCAGTAGGTGAGAATAATGAGAACTAGAATTGGACGGATGTTTTTTCGTTATAAAAGACATAGGCTCTCTACCTGGTCAGCGTTAGGGATGCTTTTATTTGGTGTAGCAACCTTGGCGTTATGGATTTTCAATATGCTACTATTCTTGCAGTTCGTAGGTTATGCTGCAACAATCTACTACATTATTGATATTGAAGCAGGGTATGCGGAAGAAAAAGTAATTGGTAATTCCCAACATCGATTAAGTAAGTCTGATCAGTTCTGGCTCGGATTAGCTCAAACAGTGACTGCAATAATCGGTATTGCTGAACTGGCAGTGTTGATCTACTGTCAAGTTACTAATTATTATCACTTCATGTTGAGTGCAGTATTCCTTACTGGGTTGTACTTTACGTACTGGACTTGTCTCTATGGCTTATCCATTTATCAAGTCAAGAGAAGAGTTAACATAGCTGCTAGGAAATGGTTAATTGGTGAAATTGTAGCTCTTAGCGTTATGGCAGCTGTTATGGTGAGAATTTATTTTGTACAAAATTGG contains these protein-coding regions:
- a CDS encoding glycoside hydrolase family 31 protein codes for the protein MANKLKNFIQDGQKVTLNYEDGELELRVLTPEIVRVFENRGNASNSYAIAGDKEIKTNFRIEEKDDHAELSTEKLFVKIYDDKKIDVYDEKDHPLIIDYRGERTPIDRQMDEEHKKLAESEGHEVAGSKKEDKNYYEIVKKLASDEQFYGLGDKTGFLNKRHYAYNNWNTDDPAPQVESFPSLYKSVPILLGLKDGHPYGIFFDNTYRNHIDLGKESNDYYYYSAVDGNIDYYIIGGDSLKEIITNYTYLTGRVPMPQKWTLGYQQSRWGYSVSQKQVEKIAENLRKYDLPCDVLHLDIDYMRGYRVFTWRKDTYESPDKFIKKMRKLGFRIITIIDPGVKKDDDYKIYKEGLEKGYFVKAPDGTVYVNEVWPGDAVFPDFGRKEVRKWWARNCKYLVDLGVSGIWDDMNEPASFRGEIPQDIVFHNEEQASTHKKMHNVYGHNMAKATYEGLKKYSGKRPFVITRAAYAGTQKFSTVWTGDNQSLWTHVQMMIPQLCNLGMSGFSFASTDIGGFGADTTPELLTRWIEGALFSPLYRNHAALGTRSQEPWVFGEPTLSIYRKYLKLRYRFIPYLYDEFYRETRTGLPIMRPLVLNYENDPQVYNLNDEYMVGEDILAAPVVQEGQTKRAVYLPKGKWIDFWNGVEYSGKTTILVDAPIGKLPLFIKKNTILPWGKEVSHISDEPDESMTFRVFGKKGKYIHYQDNGTDFKYQKGEYNLYKVKVSKDGSVKVKLEKHGFGPVYRRITVQLPNKKVEFKYKNGEYVRK
- a CDS encoding bacteriocin immunity protein, with product MVSSKEKLQQVLMDLQKECADDRDTTALIDNALDDLKHNVDLDKVIFRLNQNISNYSLAHNFKLSPALTKLQIMLRENPNKWTDAGLTGSI
- a CDS encoding CPBP family intramembrane glutamic endopeptidase; amino-acid sequence: MKNRIYQLILKIQLIVGILLMLCLNLNVVHTFKMPKLVYPTILCALVVIFVLTLFENKNRYIQAAAKWLGVLALPYASNFLVYTGISVLNIAFPSYAMFFSIIGCILLLVVNIPWVMVDLPIVKNGFLRVLSIALIDMSFTFNANDFINLPESLHFLVYDAVIVAIEIFVLGFFITKAWGLKFSWNLKFVKTSNFQLGSWIVLILVMIWLIFFNTYLNLVNNWAELLAFWNWNSFEISYHFTADIVSFAARAGIYEEMFRGLEIIVLLYAMRNFKDRIMVAVVISAILFSLGHLSNLGTITNGTFYSADMMAQQLIYAFGLGLAFGVLYLYTGKLWLGMLIHFLYDLETLSTDVTTGLFTGWPASIMLLIIGVAIFVWMLTGKRRKFMEDNVDRIVGG
- a CDS encoding CPBP family intramembrane glutamic endopeptidase, with translation MLKVSQKAWNKIFNVELIIGIVWIVLFSFHPERSFPIYLPVINWVFLAILVVLLILSTVRKKNRHIQTTISVLSALALPFTFNKLIQGIVTSLNTIFASWAPFFSIVGCLALLLVSIPMVKASLPAVKNWILRLIVVEGLGLSQLAPALKFYCAPKYVSELLESGLINALAMFILAFFIFKAWGLKFEWNLKFIKTKNFQWWALVLLLLFSAYFPFFNVFLGIAQTPVQIFNWDFSTFEVTLTGFLSAVEAGIMEETQRCLDIVVLLFVFRNFKGKVVWATVISSLLFSLDHLTNLGSTQFGVLYNLTKVEQQMIYTFGFGMLAAVLYLYTGKLWLSMLVHFGLDFIVFSETPLTVSISPFFDNWACAFIVMAASSLVAIFMLLGKRCKFMDDNADRIMKM